From the genome of Anopheles moucheti chromosome 3, idAnoMoucSN_F20_07, whole genome shotgun sequence, one region includes:
- the LOC128302487 gene encoding uncharacterized protein LOC128302487 gives MVVIAKSSAKKGEKSILPLVHPQPDATPTAPAEDGNNSTASNIILLRRGRQLKPATAAILLLVALLGFSIGTIGGLFYYRQYAQARNHMRYHGFCKIPYDASNFESLYRSMNADRDMEILRQFNMFQMPKALNQDAATDDSQSTENGPNGSDSNDEFFREEFELGLSDDENYSKIDVPVFRGQRPARFLHDFTFNQSGIIDSAARRCFIMPLDRETVLPPQSLRDLVMKMQLGYYNIDTSVLKKTMRVVMPELTDFTDVSPRVTKECVDMKIYQLEKIVSGVYKRSTDIQERAKFAEFGGNHISLIDIANLDELN, from the exons ATGGTTGTCATCGCCAAATCGTCGGCTAAAAAGGGCGAAAAGTCTATTCTACCCCTGGTGCACCCACAACCGGATGCCACTCCGACCGCCCCGGCC GAGGATGGCAACAACTCGACCGCTTCGAACATCATTCTGCTGCGCCGTGGTCGTCAGCTGAAACCGGCTACCGCGGCGATCCTGCTGCTGGTGGCACTGTTGGGTTTTTCCATCGGTACAATCGGCGGTCTGTTCTATTACCGCCAGTACGCGCAGGCCCGTAACCATATGCGCTACCATGGCTTCTGCAAGATCCCGTACGATGCGAGCAACTTCGAATCACTGTACCGCTCGATGAATGCTGACCGTGACATGGAGATTCTGCGCCAGTTCAACATGTTCCAGATGCCGAAAGCACTGAACCAGGATGCCGCCACAGATGATTCGCAGTCGACCGAGAATGGACCGAACGGAAGTGACAGCAACGATGAGTTCTTCCGCGAAGAGTTCGAGCTGGGACTGTCGGACGACGAGAACTACTCGAAGATCGATGTGCCGGTGTTCCGTGGCCAGCGTCCGGCCCGGTTCCTGCACGATTTCACCTTTAACCAGTCGGGTATCATCGATAGTGCGGCTCGCCGTTGCTTCATCATGCCGCTCGATCGTGAAACGGTACTGCCACCGCAGTCGTTGCGCGATTTGGTCATGAAGATGCAGCTCGGCTACTACAACATCGATACGAGCGTGCTGAAGAAAACAATGCGTGTCGTCATGCCGGAGCTGACCGATTTTACCGATGTTTCGCCCCGCGTCACCAAAGAGTGCGTTGACATGAAGATCTACCAGCTGGAGAAGATCGTCAGCGGAG TTTACAAGCGTTCGACCGACATCCAGGAGCGCGCTAAGTTTGCCGAGTTCggtggaaaccacatttcgcTCATCGACATCGCAAATCTCGATGAGCTGAACTag
- the LOC128302485 gene encoding integumentary mucin C.1-like, giving the protein MLDGVIIDSRRDHHQVSLRVLLCAFVFFSIPPNFLPFVSGASFDGYTYPTPTPTPSFDGYDYTTPSCPLLEQPVPACTASATILTVPVRINVTETIVTYIKQPTTVTTTLIVPTTSTEIHRAVETQTNYHTTTHTERISLPAVTKTSSVTSTITRIETITSPVVRIEYVTERYPVVEYRTDTVTKTSTCTVTELFPTTYYSTYISTSYAPPVTDVSYLTETAYRTLTSTQVNTQFRTQTETSATYLTHTETIRATRTLTETTTVTASCAPPPLNNEYLPVPAPSNDYLPPVSGRQQPAEQRVRSNFVLPEDLLPPKRPPVQDTVSVTVTKTLDPVTLTKEHTVTKVTTAGIANGATSAAVRTKSVIAFDQRVTKLVTITPTLTSYIYMDSVTVTATKPAAALKAG; this is encoded by the coding sequence ATGTTAGACGGCGTGATAATCGATTCGAGAAGGGACCATCATCAAGTGTCGCTACGAGTGCTTCTGTGcgcgtttgtgtttttctcgATTCCTCCCAACTTTCTGCCGTTTGTTTCTGGTGCATCTTTCGATGGATACACATACCCAACGCCGACTCCAACACCTTCCTTCGATGGATATGATTACACCACACCAAGCTGTCCGCTGCTCGAGCAACCAGTGCCCGCGTGTACCGCTTCGGCCACGATTCTTACCGTACCCGTCCGGATAAACGTGACGGAAACGATCGTTACGTATATCAAGCAACCAACAACCGTCACCACGACGTTAATTGTACCGACTACCTCCACCGAGATACATCGGGCAGTAGAAACCCAAACCAACTACCACACGACCACACACACCGAGAGAATTTCGTTGCCTGCCGTAACGAAAACTTCTTCCGTTACTAGCACGATCACTAGAATCGAAACGATCACCAGTCCCGTCGTGAGGATAGAGTACGTTACCGAGCGTTATCCTGTGGTCGAGTATCGCACGGATACAGTCACAAAGACATCCACCTGTACGGTGACGGAGCTGTTCCCAACCACCTACTACAGTACGTACATCTCTACGAGCTACGCGCCACCGGTGACGGATGTTTCCTATCTTACGGAAACTGCCTACCGTACGCTCACATCAACGCAGGTGAACACACAATTCCGCACGCAAACGGAAACGTCTGCCACTTATCTTACCCACACGGAAACGATCCGTGCGACCCGTACACTCACCGAAACGACCACCGTCACAGCGTCCTGTGCACCACCGCCGTTAAACAACGAATACCTTCCAGTGCCAGCTCCGAGCAACGATTATTTGCCACCAGTTTCCGGTCGGCAGCAACCGGCCGAACAACGCGTACGAAGTAATTTCGTCCTGCCGGAGGATCTTCTACCACCGAAAAGACCACCGGTGCAGGATACGGTTTCCGTCACAGTGACCAAAACCTTGGATCCGGTTACGCTAACGAAAGAGCATACGGTTACCAAGGTCACTACTGCTGGTATTGCCAATGGTGCCACGTCAGCAGCCGTCCGTACCAAATCAGTGATAGCCTTCGATCAGCGCGTTACAAAGCTCGTCACCATAACGCCCACGTTGACGAGCTACATCTACATGGATAGCGTCACCGTTACTGCGACGAAACCTGCTGCTGCGCTAAAAGCAGGTTAA
- the LOC128303424 gene encoding uncharacterized protein LOC128303424: protein MKALLKHLKIFPPKMALAVRLQTLMLLLLYASTIQQTVFGEIQLDSVIKYSEQYEYECFPASAKENLTPRFASSNLNNSISLQVSHRFTHQILSRIYAIHLREVLGYRNVRLIEIRDNLPLTETERMRQFFTMEHLSSPGREWPTPTIDLEVWLLSDYHYIPEDIREGGAITHPGRFGLFIPKALIRKEDVFPKQLIYTMFQEDRNDQRYYDLIKKFDVPETVLSLIYKYSERKCGNDCDEYGMFIPSHCTEGRKCALVLAPHYDDTHFIVKHILEMDFQLKVIWLGDKLRLGIRQLMDVYRTDRKNAKKFLVFHWTPSEVISSRTEEYAPVMMPRCEDMIASNDTGCKYEMTPLVKYYGKNFEEAEYAFNSLLMVYFKEEYMQQIFDLYDKYEDRILRAREEADADQLEVTRYYDQIACDWMLTQPSVWARWKPKASREEVLVGGIFPLSGMGLTYLGIAPAALMAQEDINQNGTILANYRLTVQQNDGQCRADTVMKSFISYYMRQRRMIGILGPACSETVEPIAGVSKHFRMAVISYSAEGAFLSDREKYPYFFRTIGENRQYEHVYAQLLPRLNWHRVAALTEDGQKATEYISYMETLLKENSIDLISNKKFPRTDRTDNEMKRYLLDLKSKNAKIIIADVDDKVAQVIMCEAYKMEMTAENGYIWFLPIWLSNVWNLSSEVHGGPGDNGVASPSNNTRGCTNTELLRAMNGHFSLSHASYADDDSRLDVDGSTVREWKQKYLKNLSNMGYSASDYAGYAYDAVWVYALAFDRLMREDPSLFSHLHSEHTTKRLMQLIRATDFQGVSGRIRFNEAGSRYTTINVLQFVNGTANIVGHFTPNISAEYQLIGGDLMLNESAIVWMTRDGRAPDDGAIVCAFESFVRIFGIDCDDVTLIVISLVSIISILILSVASFLFWKERYDRKMKTSAKYLQKLGIDLLSPSAIPFNTLDKWEIPKDRVVINRRLGEGAFGTVYGGEAQIEDEGWTAVAVKTLKVGSTTEDKVDFLSEAEAMKRFDHNNIVRLLGVCLQSEPVYTIMEFMLYGDLKTYLLARRHLVNSKQSDDSDISNKRLTMIALDVSRALSYLAEQKYVHRDVACRNCMVNAQRVVKLGDFGMARPTFENDYYRFNRKGMLPVRWMAPEALALGFFTPASDVWSYGVLLYEIITFGSFPFQGLTNNQVLDHLKNGNMLTIPAGVKPQLEGLMKACWNQDYKKRPNASEVSEFISNYPRLLNPCLDVPLASVEMVDTDSDQFELLPALRKYKDDAQPTADLLVGTQPMNDLNNGYNNVSIMSTGGAQRRQRAINLNDLNVATDFTTVNPMPPLDDMEDEPSARQQLSVGSTQQRQTTSANHLNVYNPIEPLLQRDTEVTKSNNSLLRYVPMFGFGKSKTVTIGGTTIVTGRTVAPTTALHCTTSLGAMGITSGAGGGDVGGGTSSPQSPTGSVLGMSGGTMIVNTRSTSTTIL, encoded by the exons AAAACCTAACGCCACGGTTTGCGTCCTCCAATCTGAACAACTCAATCTCGCTGCAGGTGTCGCACCGCTTCACGCATCAGATTTTGTCACGCATTTACGCGATCCATCTGCGCGAGGTTCTTGGATATCGGAATGTAAGGTTGATCGAAATTCGGGATAATCTTCCTTTGACGGAAACGGAACGTATGCGGCAGTTCTTCACCATGGAGCATTTATCGAG CCCTGGAAGGGAATGGCCAACACCCACGATCGATCTAGAGGTCTGGCTACTGTCGGACTACCACTATATCCCGGAGGACATACGGGAAGGGGGTGCTATTACGCACCCGGGCCGATTCGGTCTCTTCATTCCGAAAGCGCTCATCCGTAAGGAGGATGTCTTTCCCAAACAGCTCATCTATACAATGTTCCAGGAGGATCGGAACGATCAGCGGTACTACGATCTCATCAAGAAGTTTGACGTCCCGGAGACCGTGCTCAGTTTGATTTACAAGTACTCTGAGCGCAAGTGTGGCAACGATTGTGACGAGTACGGCATGTTCATTCCCAGCCACTGTACCGAGGGTCGCAAGTGTGCCCTGGTGCTGGCTCCACACTACGACGACACGCATTTTATCGTGAAGCACATCCTGGAGATGGACTTCCAGCTGAAGGTGATCTGGTTGGGCGATAAGCTGCGGCTCGGCATACGTCAGCTGATGGATGTGTACAGGACGGATCGGAAGAATGCAAAGAAGTTTCTCGTGTTTCACTGGACACCGTCGGAGGTGATCAGCAGCCGAACGGAGGAGTACGCCCCGGTCATGATGCCACGGTGCGAAGATATGATTGCGAGCAATGACACCGGGTGCAAGTACGAGATGACGCCGCTGGTCAAGTACTACGGCAAAAACTTCGAGGAGGCGGAATATGCCTTCAACTCGCTCCTGATGGTCTACTTCAAGGAGGAGTACATGCAGCAAATATTCGACCTGTACGATAAGTACGAAGACCGGATCTTGCGGGCACGCGAGGAAGCTGATGCCGATCAGCTGGAAGTGACCAGGTACTACGATCAAATAGCGTGCGATTGGATGCTGACACAGCCGTCGGTTTGGGCAAGGTGGAAACCGAAGGCATCGAGGGAAGAGGTTTTAGTCGGCGGTATCTTTCCGCTTTCGGGGATGGGCCTAACGTATCTGGGTATCGCACCGGCTGCATTAATGGCTCAAGAGGACATCAACCAGAACGGCACCATACTCGCAAACTACCGGCTGACGGTACAGCAGAACGACGGCCAGTGCCGTGCGGACACGGTTATGAAATCGTTCATCAGCTACTACATGCGGCAGAGACGGATGATCGGTATCTTGGGTCCTGCCTGTAGTGAAACGGTCGAACCAATTGCCG GTGTATCGAAACATTTCCGTATGGCGGTCATTTCCTACTCAGCAGAGGGAGCGTTTTTGTCCGATCGCGAAAAGTATCCGTACTTCTTCCGAACGATCGGCGAGAACCGCCAGTACGAGCACGTTTACGCGCAGCTACTACCACGCCTCAACTGGCACCGGGTCGCCGCACTGACGGAGGACGGTCAGAAGGCGACCGAGTACATCTCCTACATGGAAACACTGCTGAAGGAAAACTCCATAGATCTGATATCGAACAAGAAGTTTCCACGCACGGACCGTACGgataacgaaatgaagcgA taTTTGTTGGATTTGAAATCGAAGAATGCTAAAATCATCATCGCCGATGTAGACGATAAAGTGGCCCAGGTGATAATGTGCGAGGCGTACAAAATGGAG ATGACAGCCGAAAATGGTTACATCTGGTTTCTGCCCATCTGGCTGTCCAACGTGTGGAACCTGAGCTCAGAGGTGCACGGCGGGCCCGGCGATAATGGCGTTGCGTCACCAAGCAATAATACCCGGGGATGCACCAACACTGAACTACTGCGTGCCATGAACGGGCATTTCTCGCTATCACATGCATCTTACGCCGACGATGACAGTCGCCTGGATGTGGACGGTTCTACGGTACGCGAGTGGAAGCAAAAGTATCTCAAGAATCTGTCCAACATGGGCTACAGCGCTTCAGATTACGCCGGTTACGCGTACGATGCTGTCTGGGTGTATGCCCTCGCCTTCGATCGACTTATGCGCGAAGATCCATCCTTGTTCAGCCATCTACACTCGGAACACACCACGAAGCGGCTGATGCAGCTGATCCGGGCGACCGATTTCCAGGGTGTATCGGGTAGAATCCGCTTCAACGAGGCTGGCTCACGGTACACGACAATCAACGTGTTGCAGTTCGTGAATGGGACGGCCAACATTGTCGGCCACTTTACGCCGAACATATCCGCCGAATATCAGCTGATCGGGGGCGACCTAATGCTGAACgagtccgccatcgtgtggaTGACGCGGGATGGCCGTGCCCCAGATGATGGCGCAATCGTGTGTGCGTTCGAAAGCTTCGTGCGCATCTTCGGTATCGACTGTGACGATGTGACGCTGATCGTCATCTCACTGGTGTCGATAATTAGCATCTTGATCCTCTCGGTGGCGTCATTCCTGTTCTGGAAGGAACGGTACGATCGGAAGATGAAGACGTCCGCCAAGTACCTGCAGAAGCTCGGCATCGATCTGCTATCGCCGTCGGCCATACCGTTCAATACGCTGGACAAGTGGGAAATTCCGAAGGATCGTGTCGTGATCAATCGACGGTTGGGCGAGGGAGCGTTCGGCACGGTGTACGGCGGTGAGGCACAGATTGAAGACGAAGGCTGGACGGCGGTTGCCGTGAAGACGCTCAAGGTGGGATCCACCACGGAGGATAAGGTTGATTTCCTATCGGAGGCAGAAGCGATGAAGCGCTTTGACCACAACAACATCGTCCGATTGCTGGGTGTCTGTCTGCAATCGGAACCGGTCTATACGATCATGGAGTTTATGCTGTACGGTGATCTGAAGACGTATCTGCTAGCTCGTCGACATCTGGTAAACAGCAAGCAGTCGGACGACTCGGACATCTCGAACAAGCGGCTCACGATGATCGCGCTGGATGTGTCGCGGGCCCTGTCGTATCTGGCAGAGCAGAAGTACGTCCATCGGGATGTAGCCTGTCGGAACTGCATGGTGAATGCGCAGCGTGTCGTCAAGCTCGGTGACTTTGGCATGGCACGACCAACGTTCGAGAACGACTACTATCGGTTCAACCGGAAGGGAATGTTACCGGTCAGGTGGATGGCGCCGGAAGCGTTAGCATTGGGTTTCTTTACACCGGCCTCGGACGTGTGGTCGTACGGTGTGCTGCTGTACGAGATCATCACGTTTGGTTCGTTTCCGTTCCAGGGTCTTACCAACAATCAGGTGCTGGACCATCTGAAGAATGGCAACATGCTTACGATTCCGGCCGGCGTGAAGCCCCAGCTCGAGGGTCTCATGAAGGCGTGCTGGAACCAGGACTACAAGAAGCGTCCCAACGCCTCGGAGGTGTCGGAGTTCATCTCAAACTATCCGCGACTGCTTAACCCCTGTCTGGATGTGCCGCTCGCCTCGGtggagatggtggacacgGATAGTGACCAGTTCGAGCTGTTGCCAGCGCTTCGTAAGTACAAGGATGACGCACAACCGACGGCCGATCTGCTCGTCGGGACGCAACCGATGAACGATCTGAACAATGGGTACAATAATGTCAGCATCATGTCGACTGGCGGTGCCCAGCGCAGGCAGCGCGCAATCAACCTGAACGATCTGAACGTGGCGACCGATTTCACCACCGTCAATCCGATGCCCCCGTTGGATGATATGGAGGACGAACCGTCGGCGAGACAGCAGCTCTCGGTCGGTTCCACCCAGCAACGGCAGACCACGTCGGCAAACCATCTGAACGTGTACAACCCGATCGAACCACTGCTGCAGCGTGACACGGAGGTTACCAAGAGCAACAATAGTCTGCTGCGTTACGTGCCTATGTTTGGCTTTGGCAAGAGCAAAACGGTAACGATCGGTGGTACGACGATCGTAACGGGTAGAACCGTCGCACCTACAACCGCACTGCACTGTACCACCTCCCTGGGGGCGATGGGCATCACTAGCggggctggtggtggtgatgtagGTGGTGGTACCAGTTCTCCCCAGTCACCTACCGGTTCGGTGCTCGGTATGAGCGGTGGTACCATGATTGTAAACACACGCAGCACTAGCACGACCATTTTATAG